The proteins below come from a single Mercenaria mercenaria strain notata chromosome 3, MADL_Memer_1, whole genome shotgun sequence genomic window:
- the LOC123523961 gene encoding fibropellin-3-like: protein MSKTVIYIDSQNNIYITEHEGCLSNPCFNGAQCLQDIDGYRCQCNDGFTGLRCKTDIDDCASKPCLNGGKCVDETNTYRCICGNGYKGVRCQDGNKNYNDLVSNTFIKLCHHVGSIQDKKTGFPEPVIIATFHYNPGSDTQVVNTEIDIDICAPNPCRHGSKCVPAGIGKYTCKCKAGYNGNKCENNIDECISEPCQNRGTCIDGVNRFTCSCRDGFTGKYCQTDIDECASNPCSKNAVCVQGRNKYTCRCKRGYSGENCQIDECASHPCKNGATCKQGINTYKCYCKKRFTGTNCQISPKAQEQNSTEQNTQSSQWLIYPGFILVITILLMKGGGVSHWITNLKVVQDIFRFFGIGAKKPKSNTSSNSAKQTRSQPYENVRGKMLNTCVINRTEYDQNFDLAKQLANEGAILTYDDIPWPNKNGRDGDCDILFEGMDITSTEYKERVRKERFRWHPDKFAHMFGNSLKPEDEDAIMTRVNDISQNINELIEMDKDMSYD from the exons ATGTCAAAAACTGTTATATACATTGACTCCcaaaataacatttacattacAGAACATGAAGGGTGTTTATCAAATCCCTGTTTCAATGGTGCTCAATGTCTGCAGGATATAGACGGTTACCGGTGTCAGTGCAATGATGGGTTCACAGGGCTTAGGTGCAAAACAG ATATAGACGATTGTGCGTCAAAGCCATGTCTTAATGGCGGCAAGTGTGTGGACGAAACTAATACATATCGGTGCATTTGTGGCAATGGTTATAAAGGAGTGAGGTGTCAAGACG GTAATAAAAATTACAATGACCTTGTTTCAAATACCTTTATCAAGCTGTGTCACCATGTCGGCAGTATTCAAGATAAGAAAACAGGTTTCCCAGAACCCGTGATTATAGCAACTTTTCATTATAATCCCGGATCAGATACACAAGTAGTGAATACTGAAATAG ATATCGATATATGTGCACCAAACCCTTGTCGGCACGGATCAAAATGCGTTCCGGCTGGTATCGGCAAGTACACATGTAAATGCAAAGCAGGATATAATGGAAATAAATGCGAAAACA ATATAGATGAGTGTATCTCTGAACCCTGTCAGAATCGAGGTACGTGTATAGACGGTGTAAATCGGTTTACATGTAGCTGTAGAGATGGATTTACCGGAAAATATTGCCAAACGG ATATAGATGAATGCGCCTCCAATCCTTGTTCAAAGAACGCAGTTTGTGTGCAAGGAAGAAATAAGTACACATGCAGGTGTAAGAGAGGATACAGCGGTGAAAACTGTCAAATTG ACGAATGTGCGTCCCATCCGTGTAAGAATGGTGCCACTTGCAAACAAGGAATCAATACCTACAAATGTTATTGCAAAAAACGGTTCACTGGAACAAATTGTCAAATAAGCCCAAAGG CACAAGAACAAAACAGTACTGAACAAAACACACAGTCAAGCCAATGG CTCATATATCCTGGCTTTATATTAGTTATAACAATTCTACTGATGAAAGGTGGTGGCGTAAGCCATTGGATCACTAATTTAAAAG tCGTCCAAGATATATTCCGTTTCTTCGGAATTGGTGCAAAGAAGCCGAAAAGCAACACCTCTAGTAATTCAGCAAAACAGACGAGATCACAGCCGTATGAGAATGTGCGTGGAAAAATGCTAAATACATGCGTTATTAATAGGACAGAATACGATCAGAATTTTGATTTAGCAAAACAGCTCGCTAACGAGGGTGCAATACTTACGTATGATGATATACCATGGCCAAATAAAAATGGCAGAGACGGCGACTGTGATATACTGTTTGAGGGCATGGATATAACAAGTACAGAATATAAGGAAAGGGTGCGCAAAGAAAGGTTTCGGTGGCACCCAGATAAATTTGCTCACATGTTTGGGAATAGTTTAAAACCTGAGGATGAAGATGCTATTATGACACGTGTGAATGATATATCACAGAATATTAATGAATTAATAGAAATGGACAAAGATATGTC